One segment of Formicincola oecophyllae DNA contains the following:
- a CDS encoding thioredoxin domain-containing protein: MVEFGADNNQAKATVGANAPQSAPAPGRRRVLAMGGALMGGAALGALLPQRLAWAASPKAVVAANAGVVLGKPAFASPIDPRLSVRALGNPNAPVTVCEWFSLTCVHCAHFALDVFPKVKEDYIDTGKVRFEFWDYPLDRIGLVAAMVARSLPPERYLPFIDSLFSRQMKWAFGGGDPLKNLQQEAALAGVSAGHFEEIRNDKALAQAIYNTDQAATKLYDIKGTPYFRFNNIALAQDPGSIDKFGEMVDKAMDVLKKDGKLADQARKDILKTP, translated from the coding sequence ATGGTTGAGTTTGGGGCTGACAACAATCAGGCGAAAGCCACCGTGGGGGCCAATGCCCCCCAAAGCGCACCCGCACCTGGGCGGCGGCGCGTGCTGGCCATGGGCGGGGCGCTGATGGGTGGGGCGGCCCTGGGCGCGCTTCTGCCACAGCGCCTGGCGTGGGCTGCCAGCCCCAAAGCTGTGGTGGCGGCCAATGCTGGGGTGGTGCTGGGCAAGCCTGCTTTCGCCAGCCCCATTGACCCGCGCTTGTCAGTGCGGGCGCTTGGCAACCCCAATGCCCCCGTCACCGTGTGCGAGTGGTTCTCCCTGACATGCGTCCACTGCGCCCATTTCGCCCTGGATGTCTTCCCCAAGGTCAAGGAGGATTACATCGATACCGGCAAAGTGCGTTTTGAGTTCTGGGATTACCCGCTTGACCGCATTGGGCTGGTGGCGGCCATGGTGGCGCGTTCTCTGCCGCCGGAACGCTACTTGCCCTTCATTGATTCGCTGTTCTCGCGCCAGATGAAATGGGCCTTCGGTGGTGGCGACCCTTTGAAAAACCTGCAGCAGGAAGCTGCGCTGGCTGGCGTCTCAGCAGGGCATTTTGAAGAGATCCGCAATGACAAGGCCTTGGCGCAGGCCATCTACAACACAGACCAGGCCGCCACCAAGCTCTACGACATCAAAGGCACGCCTTACTTCCGCTTCAATAACATCGCTTTGGCGCAAGATCCTGGCTCCATCGATAAATTTGGGGAGATGGTCGACAAAGCCATGGATGTTTTGAAGAAGGACGGCAAGCTTGCCGACCAGGCCCGCAAGGACATCCTCAAAACGCCTTAA
- the ybeY gene encoding rRNA maturation RNase YbeY encodes MAQLTVPPTLPAKGGLGPQAGRSALSPTARSTLALQVDDQRWHSLLGRVGASPARLGALLWRTVLAAAQADRGAALRLAGPLNLLLTDDRTMKRLNRQFRGLNKPTNVLTFPAANGCGGDIVMGWGTVAREARGKGVTMHQHCLHLLAHGCLHLAGLDHHHPAEAAFMEGKESRVMRALGHANPWKASSLVTSTARRGGQP; translated from the coding sequence ATGGCGCAGCTAACCGTCCCCCCAACCCTGCCCGCCAAGGGGGGCCTTGGGCCGCAGGCTGGGCGCTCGGCCCTTTCCCCAACGGCGCGCAGCACCCTTGCCCTTCAGGTGGACGACCAGCGCTGGCACAGCCTGCTGGGGCGTGTGGGGGCAAGCCCAGCCAGGCTTGGGGCGTTGCTGTGGCGCACTGTCCTGGCTGCAGCCCAGGCTGACAGGGGCGCTGCCCTGCGCCTGGCTGGCCCGCTCAACCTCCTACTGACGGACGACCGCACCATGAAACGCCTCAACAGGCAGTTCAGGGGGCTGAACAAGCCCACCAACGTGCTGACCTTCCCAGCCGCCAACGGCTGTGGTGGCGACATCGTGATGGGCTGGGGCACAGTGGCCCGTGAAGCCAGGGGCAAAGGGGTGACCATGCACCAGCACTGCTTGCACCTGCTGGCCCATGGCTGCCTACACCTGGCTGGGCTGGACCACCACCACCCAGCGGAGGCCGCCTTCATGGAAGGCAAGGAAAGCCGCGTCATGCGTGCTTTGGGCCATGCCAACCCCTGGAAAGCGTCAAGCTTAGTCACAAGCACCGCCAGGCGGGGCGGCCAACCATGA
- a CDS encoding orotate phosphoribosyltransferase has translation MSDHPHAPSNHQPAERTAWDRDAALTTARILLEIKAINFRPDDPYTLTSGWKSPVYIDCRKIIFFPRARRKLMELAVEKINRHVGFESIDAVVGGETAGIPFAAWMADRMMAPMAYVRKKPKGFGRNAQIEGDVPLDMRTLLVEDLTTDGASKIRFAHALRDAGAIINHAFVIFFYGVFPGSQKSLADMGITLHALCTWWDVLEACSGGRHFSDSDSAAVRRFLDDPCGWSKAHGGVGSLEEALAFKKD, from the coding sequence ATGAGTGACCATCCCCACGCCCCCTCCAACCACCAGCCAGCCGAGCGCACCGCCTGGGACAGGGACGCCGCCCTGACCACGGCGCGCATTCTGCTGGAGATCAAGGCCATCAACTTCCGCCCTGACGACCCCTACACCCTGACATCTGGTTGGAAGTCGCCTGTCTACATCGATTGCCGCAAAATCATTTTCTTTCCCCGCGCCAGGCGCAAGCTGATGGAGCTGGCGGTGGAGAAAATCAACCGCCATGTTGGTTTTGAAAGCATTGACGCCGTGGTGGGTGGGGAGACCGCAGGCATTCCCTTTGCTGCCTGGATGGCAGACCGCATGATGGCCCCTATGGCCTATGTGCGCAAAAAGCCCAAGGGCTTTGGCCGTAATGCCCAGATTGAAGGTGACGTGCCCTTGGACATGCGCACCCTGCTGGTGGAGGACTTAACCACTGATGGCGCTTCCAAAATCCGCTTTGCCCATGCTTTGCGCGATGCTGGCGCGATCATCAACCATGCTTTCGTGATTTTCTTCTACGGCGTTTTCCCAGGTTCGCAGAAATCCCTGGCGGACATGGGCATTACCCTCCATGCGCTGTGTACCTGGTGGGACGTTTTGGAGGCCTGCTCAGGTGGGCGCCACTTCTCTGACAGCGACAGCGCCGCTGTACGCCGCTTCCTTGATGATCCTTGCGGCTGGTCGAAGGCGCATGGTGGCGTAGGCAGCCTTGAGGAGGCCCTGGCCTTCAAGAAGGACTGA
- a CDS encoding autotransporter assembly complex protein TamA, with translation MPTPRPDQPARPFPHHQPLGRAWGLRALPLALLGWCVEPTWALGGASTPAPATPGTTTPVMENAPQTTPQQGTLATGPAKGAGQDSGGKDTQSGKEKAQEKAKPNQPAPDAVRYKLVMKPTGNAALDGALQASSELKSLLTAPPVGPFALAGRIREDYGRLDGALHSEGYYSGTITMTITAPKPPQGGSAPYHAPSVDGRDPALAMFLASLPHGSTVTITIAVQPGPLYHISSILVLSKPATVAGAAAAGAAGLHGSEGAGGAAPTTLYPSSGASAQAPRPPSKAAQAAAAARQAAQRQAETCKTLESIHPVTLTPLEAKAFHLKVGEPAKAGEIIAARTRLLAYLQNDGYALAEVTVPEGILHPATHGLTVRLFMDRGPRLIIGPITLEGNKDVRSSYVRRIMGLHEGQLYQAAAIDQSRLNLGATGLFSSIMTSNNPPLLSVPPKDSAVKGLTTAMPLKITFKDAKRYHVSGEVGYSTDLGGRAGVHWSDKNVLGAGQRLNLAAIATGLGGSAQQGLGYDIYADYDVPNYGMINRTLNFRVEALRQWLYSYHQTAWFAKAGFSQPINDDWSVDDSAMVERESITQFGKKRGYFIAFLPLTATFNNTDNKANPIEPATSGIRATLGATPAVSIRRGAQFYLPLMGQAATYFDLNKLGIAPPKRSILAFRVTLGSILGANVWQIPPDQRLYAGGAGTVRGFRYQGVGPQWKNTKYAIGGTSMDAGTIEFRQRLFKKWGFDLFTDAGQVSEHATPGHGKVRVGVGGGPRYFTPIGPIRVDVAVPLDRPHRGDHWELYIGLGENF, from the coding sequence GTGCCCACACCACGCCCAGACCAGCCTGCGCGGCCTTTCCCCCACCACCAGCCGTTAGGCAGGGCATGGGGGCTGCGCGCCCTGCCCCTGGCGTTGCTGGGGTGGTGCGTGGAACCAACCTGGGCCTTGGGTGGGGCAAGCACCCCAGCGCCAGCTACGCCAGGCACCACTACTCCTGTGATGGAGAACGCCCCCCAAACCACCCCCCAGCAAGGAACACTGGCAACAGGTCCAGCTAAGGGTGCTGGCCAGGATAGCGGCGGCAAGGACACTCAAAGCGGCAAGGAAAAGGCGCAGGAAAAAGCCAAGCCCAACCAGCCAGCCCCTGACGCTGTGCGTTACAAGCTAGTGATGAAGCCAACAGGCAACGCAGCCCTTGACGGGGCGCTCCAGGCATCATCTGAACTCAAAAGCCTGTTAACAGCCCCCCCTGTGGGCCCTTTCGCCTTAGCAGGGCGCATCAGAGAGGATTACGGGCGGCTTGATGGCGCGCTCCATTCAGAGGGGTATTACAGCGGCACCATTACCATGACCATTACAGCGCCCAAGCCCCCCCAAGGTGGCAGCGCCCCTTATCATGCGCCCAGTGTGGATGGACGCGATCCAGCCCTTGCCATGTTCCTAGCAAGCCTGCCCCATGGCAGCACGGTGACCATCACCATTGCCGTTCAGCCAGGGCCACTTTACCACATCAGCTCCATCCTGGTGCTGTCCAAGCCTGCCACAGTGGCAGGCGCTGCGGCAGCAGGGGCGGCAGGGCTGCATGGGTCTGAAGGGGCTGGGGGCGCTGCGCCAACCACCCTCTACCCATCCAGCGGCGCCAGCGCCCAAGCGCCCCGGCCACCCTCCAAAGCCGCCCAAGCCGCAGCAGCAGCCCGTCAGGCAGCCCAACGCCAGGCGGAGACCTGTAAAACGCTGGAGAGCATCCATCCCGTCACCCTCACCCCGCTGGAAGCCAAGGCGTTCCACTTGAAGGTGGGCGAGCCAGCCAAGGCGGGGGAGATCATCGCCGCCCGCACCAGGTTGCTGGCCTATCTGCAGAATGACGGCTACGCCTTAGCTGAGGTGACGGTGCCTGAAGGCATCCTCCACCCCGCCACCCATGGCCTGACGGTGCGGCTTTTCATGGATCGGGGGCCACGGCTCATCATTGGGCCCATCACGCTGGAGGGCAACAAGGATGTGCGCTCCAGCTACGTGCGGCGCATCATGGGGCTTCATGAAGGGCAGCTCTACCAGGCTGCAGCCATCGATCAGTCGCGGCTCAACCTAGGGGCCACGGGGCTGTTCAGCTCCATCATGACATCCAACAACCCCCCTTTGCTGAGCGTCCCCCCTAAGGACAGCGCCGTGAAGGGCCTGACCACCGCCATGCCGTTGAAGATTACCTTCAAGGACGCCAAGCGCTACCATGTCTCTGGCGAGGTGGGCTATTCCACCGATTTGGGCGGGCGCGCTGGCGTGCACTGGTCAGACAAGAACGTGCTTGGCGCTGGGCAGCGCCTCAATCTGGCGGCCATCGCCACGGGGCTGGGTGGTTCGGCCCAGCAAGGGCTTGGTTATGATATCTACGCCGATTACGACGTGCCCAATTACGGCATGATCAACCGCACGCTGAATTTCCGCGTTGAGGCGCTGCGCCAATGGCTCTACTCCTACCACCAGACGGCATGGTTTGCGAAAGCGGGCTTCAGTCAGCCCATCAACGATGACTGGAGTGTTGACGATTCAGCCATGGTGGAGCGCGAAAGCATCACGCAGTTTGGCAAGAAGCGGGGCTATTTCATCGCTTTCCTGCCTTTGACGGCCACGTTCAACAACACAGACAACAAAGCCAACCCCATTGAACCAGCCACGTCAGGCATCAGGGCCACGCTAGGGGCCACGCCTGCCGTCTCCATCCGCCGTGGGGCGCAGTTCTATTTGCCCTTGATGGGGCAGGCGGCCACTTACTTTGACCTCAACAAGCTTGGCATCGCACCACCTAAGCGCAGCATCCTGGCGTTTCGCGTGACGTTAGGGTCCATCCTGGGGGCCAATGTGTGGCAAATCCCGCCTGACCAGCGTCTTTACGCAGGTGGTGCCGGCACAGTGCGCGGCTTCCGCTACCAGGGGGTGGGGCCGCAGTGGAAAAACACCAAATATGCCATCGGCGGCACCTCCATGGACGCTGGTACAATTGAGTTCCGCCAGCGGCTGTTCAAGAAATGGGGCTTCGACCTGTTCACCGATGCTGGCCAGGTGAGCGAACATGCCACGCCAGGCCATGGCAAGGTGCGTGTCGGCGTTGGCGGGGGGCCGCGCTACTTCACCCCCATTGGTCCCATCCGCGTTGATGTCGCTGTGCCGCTTGACCGGCCCCACCGTGGGGACCATTGGGAACTTTACATCGGCTTGGGAGAAAACTTTTGA
- a CDS encoding PhoH family protein, which yields MAITGAPFAVTQAQSAISALYRQAAQGADMDEGRVRGAIRMSGHAPAPSQPHRPAGDVENAPQGRRNARGPVQPRPASTRMPEFRAPAGLRQPLPQSAQAEATQSAYPYPPEEDAPPTRHNASSHGLYGQDAAFERAVAARERALHDPYSAARPLGRGGMPAIRTRKGVIGPRSHGQAAYMDALAHKELVFGIGPAGTGKTYLAVAQAAAMLLSGEVERIILSRPAVEAGEKLGFLPGDLKEKIDPYLRPLYDALGDMMPPGQIERRLASGEIEVAPLAFMRGRTLSHAFVILDEAQNTTPAQMKMFLTRMGHGTRMAVTGDVSQVDLPRGLTSGLKDALATLEGVPGVAIAWLNAGDVVRHPMVGRIVDAYDSRSSLPERDDGHHTYSRRGEQDGWRS from the coding sequence ATGGCCATCACAGGCGCGCCCTTTGCGGTGACGCAGGCGCAAAGCGCCATCAGCGCCCTTTACCGCCAGGCCGCCCAAGGGGCGGACATGGACGAGGGGCGGGTGCGCGGCGCCATCCGCATGAGTGGCCACGCCCCCGCGCCAAGCCAGCCACACCGCCCAGCAGGGGACGTTGAGAACGCCCCCCAGGGCCGCAGGAACGCGCGCGGGCCTGTGCAGCCCAGGCCTGCCAGCACGCGCATGCCTGAATTCCGCGCCCCTGCAGGGCTGCGCCAACCGCTGCCCCAAAGCGCCCAGGCAGAAGCTACGCAATCTGCTTACCCCTACCCCCCTGAGGAGGACGCCCCACCCACACGCCACAATGCTTCAAGCCATGGCCTTTATGGCCAGGATGCCGCTTTCGAGCGTGCCGTAGCCGCGCGCGAACGCGCTCTTCACGATCCTTACAGCGCAGCACGCCCGCTAGGCCGTGGCGGTATGCCGGCCATCCGCACCCGCAAAGGGGTGATCGGCCCCCGCTCCCACGGGCAGGCGGCTTACATGGACGCCTTGGCCCATAAGGAACTGGTGTTTGGCATTGGCCCTGCAGGCACAGGCAAAACCTACCTTGCTGTGGCCCAGGCTGCCGCCATGCTGCTTTCAGGCGAAGTGGAACGCATCATCCTCTCCCGTCCCGCTGTGGAGGCTGGCGAGAAGCTGGGCTTCCTGCCTGGCGACCTTAAGGAGAAAATCGACCCTTACCTGCGCCCCCTTTATGACGCTTTGGGCGACATGATGCCCCCTGGCCAGATTGAGCGCCGCCTTGCCTCTGGCGAAATTGAGGTTGCACCCTTGGCCTTCATGCGGGGGCGCACGCTTTCACATGCTTTCGTTATCCTTGACGAGGCCCAGAACACCACGCCCGCACAGATGAAGATGTTCCTCACCCGCATGGGGCACGGCACGCGCATGGCCGTCACGGGTGATGTCAGCCAAGTTGACCTGCCGCGCGGGCTGACGTCTGGCCTCAAGGACGCCCTGGCCACATTAGAGGGCGTGCCTGGCGTGGCCATAGCGTGGCTGAATGCCGGCGATGTTGTGCGCCACCCCATGGTGGGCCGCATTGTGGATGCCTACGATAGCCGCTCAAGCCTGCCTGAGCGTGACGATGGGCACCACACTTACAGCCGCCGCGGGGAACAGGACGGATGGCGCAGCTAA
- a CDS encoding chorismate mutase, which yields MNTIKPTPPHPHSPMAKPLSREEALAEIDRLRHGIDCIDAALVYMVAERFRCTGEIGAIKARAALPPVDEAREGRQKARLAKLAAEAGLSPDVVEGLFRYMTTEAVRRHREIAARTQQATPPAKPA from the coding sequence ATGAACACCATTAAGCCAACACCACCCCACCCCCATTCACCCATGGCCAAGCCACTTTCCCGTGAGGAGGCCTTGGCGGAGATCGACCGCCTCCGCCATGGGATAGACTGTATTGACGCTGCCTTGGTCTACATGGTGGCTGAGCGCTTCCGCTGCACGGGGGAAATTGGCGCCATCAAGGCGCGCGCAGCCCTGCCCCCCGTTGACGAGGCCCGCGAAGGCCGTCAGAAGGCCCGCCTGGCCAAACTTGCCGCTGAAGCAGGTCTTTCACCAGATGTTGTGGAAGGGCTGTTCCGCTACATGACCACGGAAGCCGTGCGCCGCCACCGTGAGATTGCCGCGCGCACCCAACAAGCCACCCCGCCAGCCAAGCCCGCCTGA
- a CDS encoding metallophosphoesterase, whose protein sequence is MNDVAAQRITRHGVRVVGDVHGDIAAFRHAIATERYVIQLGDLVDHGPDSAGVFELILELLGNQRGMFVIGNHDRKLGRALAGRRLRRDGPLEDTLRQIMRYRTEGLPERVHAAISTAPAWQRIGSSMFVHGGFHTAMLAVPPPENPLGEMNPPLSRALFGETTGRMQPDGYPERRLNWINRIPPGLTVYVGHDRRSTDGRPWARKGRLGGRAVFMDLGAGKGGHLAWVDLDTL, encoded by the coding sequence TTGAATGATGTGGCAGCCCAGCGCATCACACGCCACGGCGTGCGTGTGGTGGGGGATGTGCATGGCGACATCGCGGCCTTCCGCCATGCCATCGCCACGGAACGCTACGTCATCCAATTAGGGGACCTGGTCGACCATGGGCCAGACAGCGCTGGCGTTTTTGAGCTCATCCTTGAACTGCTGGGCAACCAGCGCGGCATGTTCGTGATTGGCAACCACGACCGCAAGCTGGGCCGCGCTTTGGCTGGGCGCCGCCTGCGGCGCGATGGGCCGCTTGAGGACACGCTGCGCCAAATCATGCGTTACCGCACTGAAGGCCTGCCAGAGCGCGTCCATGCCGCCATCAGCACAGCGCCTGCTTGGCAACGCATTGGTTCAAGCATGTTCGTCCATGGCGGATTCCACACAGCCATGCTGGCTGTCCCGCCCCCGGAAAACCCGCTGGGCGAGATGAACCCACCCCTCTCCCGCGCTCTGTTTGGCGAGACGACAGGCCGCATGCAGCCTGACGGCTATCCGGAGCGGCGCCTGAACTGGATCAACCGCATTCCCCCTGGGCTGACGGTTTATGTGGGCCACGACCGGCGCTCCACAGATGGGCGGCCCTGGGCGCGCAAAGGGCGCCTTGGCGGGCGCGCCGTCTTTATGGATTTGGGGGCTGGCAAAGGTGGGCACCTGGCCTGGGTCGACCTGGACACGCTTTAA
- the miaB gene encoding tRNA (N6-isopentenyl adenosine(37)-C2)-methylthiotransferase MiaB: MTSFKPTPATIPLAQRRANPSPALAQAPRSVHIITWGCQMNVYDSARMADILRPLGYGPAQAPEEADMVILNTCHIREKAAEKVFSELGRLRQVAEARQERTGKPTLIAVAGCVGQAMGEEIIARAPWVNLVLGPQTYHRLPEMVARVARSSPGGVGGGAVDTDFPAITKFDFLPDALAPENQGQLSAFLTVQEGCDKFCTFCVVPYTRGMETSRSLESILAEAKRLAGAGAREITLLGQNVNALTAPDSHGNSHDLAAVAEAVGAIDGIERIRYTTSHPRDMSESLIAAHGANPTLMPFLHLPVQSGSDRILKAMNRGHSAADYTALVERLRAARPDLALSSDFIVGFPGESDDDFEATMALVRSVGFASAYSFKYSPRPGTPAASLPHQVPEDVKTARLARLQALLEEQQRAFNESMVGTVQDILVSGPGRKEGQLTGRSPYLQPVHFTGEAGLVGKMVKVHIDKCVSHSLAGTLLGEAGAR; the protein is encoded by the coding sequence ATGACGTCATTCAAGCCCACTCCAGCCACCATCCCCCTTGCCCAACGCCGTGCAAACCCGTCCCCAGCTCTGGCGCAGGCCCCGCGCAGTGTTCACATCATCACCTGGGGCTGCCAGATGAACGTCTATGACAGCGCCCGCATGGCCGACATCCTCCGCCCCTTGGGCTATGGTCCAGCCCAGGCACCTGAGGAGGCGGATATGGTCATCCTCAACACCTGCCACATCCGGGAGAAGGCCGCCGAAAAAGTGTTTTCAGAGCTGGGGCGCCTGCGCCAGGTGGCTGAAGCGCGCCAGGAGCGCACAGGCAAGCCCACCCTCATCGCTGTTGCTGGCTGCGTGGGCCAGGCCATGGGGGAGGAGATCATCGCACGTGCCCCTTGGGTGAACCTTGTCCTGGGGCCGCAGACCTACCACCGCCTGCCTGAAATGGTCGCCCGTGTGGCCCGCAGCAGCCCAGGGGGCGTTGGGGGCGGCGCTGTGGACACTGATTTCCCCGCCATCACCAAATTCGATTTCCTGCCAGACGCCCTGGCGCCTGAGAACCAAGGCCAGCTTTCAGCTTTCCTGACCGTGCAGGAAGGGTGCGACAAGTTCTGCACTTTCTGCGTTGTGCCCTACACGCGCGGCATGGAAACAAGCCGCAGCCTTGAATCCATCCTGGCAGAGGCCAAGCGCCTGGCTGGGGCAGGGGCGCGTGAGATCACCCTGCTTGGGCAGAACGTCAATGCCCTCACTGCCCCAGACAGCCACGGTAACAGCCACGACCTGGCCGCTGTGGCAGAGGCTGTAGGGGCCATCGATGGCATTGAGCGCATCCGCTACACCACTTCCCACCCGCGTGACATGAGCGAAAGCCTGATTGCCGCCCACGGCGCCAACCCCACTTTGATGCCTTTCCTGCATTTGCCTGTGCAGAGCGGCTCTGACCGCATCCTCAAGGCCATGAACAGGGGCCACAGTGCTGCGGACTACACAGCCTTGGTGGAGAGGCTGCGCGCAGCCCGGCCTGACCTGGCGCTGTCGTCTGATTTCATCGTGGGGTTCCCTGGGGAAAGCGATGATGATTTTGAGGCCACCATGGCGCTTGTGCGTTCAGTTGGCTTTGCCTCTGCCTACAGCTTCAAATATTCACCCCGCCCTGGCACGCCTGCAGCCAGCTTGCCCCACCAAGTGCCGGAAGATGTCAAAACAGCGCGCCTAGCCAGGCTTCAAGCCTTGCTTGAGGAGCAGCAGCGCGCTTTTAATGAATCCATGGTAGGAACAGTTCAGGACATCCTGGTTTCAGGGCCAGGCCGCAAGGAAGGCCAGCTCACTGGCCGTTCACCTTACCTCCAGCCCGTTCACTTCACTGGTGAGGCTGGGCTGGTGGGCAAAATGGTGAAGGTACATATCGACAAATGCGTCTCGCATTCCTTGGCGGGCACGCTTCTTGGGGAGGCAGGGGCCCGTTGA
- a CDS encoding hemolysin family protein: protein MTDPSQPATSARAERPTLFNLFSRKGREHNLREQVEALVSTAAHLNPVPGETPALDRQECALLMNVLHLRNVTAGDVMTPRADIVAMAHDITFDEALTLMQDEQHSRLPVYRKELDDVLGMVHVKDLVGALRQDKPFELAALLRQPLFIAATIPVLDLLLQMRQRRTHMALVIDEYGSIDGLVTIEDLIETIVGDISDEHDDPVVSPWRERPDGTVDIDPRMPVEDLEKRLGGAVLTPAEQDAEIETAGGLIFHLAEHVPARGEVLTHPSGLEFRVTDADARHIRALRMRKPEGWKPAGASPDRLEEDRSDNG, encoded by the coding sequence ATGACGGACCCTTCCCAACCAGCCACCAGCGCGCGTGCTGAACGCCCCACGCTTTTCAACCTCTTCAGCCGTAAAGGACGCGAGCACAACCTGCGTGAGCAGGTGGAGGCCCTGGTCAGCACGGCAGCCCACCTCAATCCCGTCCCGGGGGAGACACCAGCGCTGGACAGGCAGGAATGCGCCCTTCTGATGAATGTCCTGCACCTGCGCAACGTTACGGCGGGGGACGTGATGACGCCTCGCGCTGACATCGTGGCCATGGCCCATGACATCACCTTTGATGAAGCCCTGACCCTGATGCAGGACGAGCAGCACTCCCGCCTGCCCGTCTACCGCAAGGAGCTGGACGACGTCCTGGGCATGGTGCACGTCAAGGACCTGGTGGGGGCGCTGCGGCAGGACAAGCCTTTCGAACTGGCGGCCCTGCTGCGCCAGCCCCTGTTCATCGCTGCTACCATTCCTGTCCTTGACCTGCTTCTGCAGATGCGCCAGCGCCGCACCCACATGGCGCTGGTGATTGATGAATATGGCAGCATTGACGGTCTCGTCACCATTGAGGACTTGATTGAAACCATCGTGGGCGACATCTCAGACGAGCATGACGACCCTGTCGTCTCCCCTTGGCGGGAGCGGCCTGATGGCACGGTGGACATTGATCCCCGTATGCCTGTGGAAGACCTTGAGAAGCGCCTTGGTGGCGCTGTGCTGACCCCGGCCGAGCAAGACGCGGAAATTGAAACCGCCGGCGGGCTGATATTCCACCTGGCTGAGCATGTCCCTGCGCGTGGCGAAGTGCTGACCCACCCCAGCGGCTTGGAATTTCGCGTGACAGATGCTGACGCACGCCATATTCGTGCCTTGAGGATGCGCAAACCTGAAGGCTGGAAACCGGCCGGGGCCAGCCCCGACCGACTTGAAGAGGATCGTTCTGACAATGGTTGA
- a CDS encoding lysophospholipid acyltransferase family protein yields MCAEHKPAATRRTNSRPRFDPEALFPSERPTTPRTRTRRLRATGRLAALLGWGAFSCSIQVPLMALPGWMHLRWPRVFWRGVCRIMGMKVRVLGKPAATSTAARKRRPVIYVVNHTSWMDIAVLGSIMPTIFISKDEVRHWPLVGILTKLGSTLYVTRTPQTASAEISEISARLREGYDITFFPEGTTSDGAGVLPFLSSLFAIAKPPRTAASAPDEDAPRPLVQPVSLVYDQLEGLPTGRNRRSSVFSWYGDMEFGPHFKELSAWRAMRASVMFHAPLDPETFPTRKKLAAEAQAIIASGSETLRQQRLPHSS; encoded by the coding sequence ATGTGCGCTGAACACAAACCCGCCGCCACACGCCGCACCAACAGCCGGCCCCGCTTCGACCCTGAAGCGCTGTTCCCAAGCGAACGGCCCACAACGCCGCGCACGCGCACCAGGCGCCTGCGTGCCACAGGGCGCTTGGCAGCACTCCTGGGGTGGGGGGCTTTCTCTTGCTCAATTCAAGTGCCGCTGATGGCCCTGCCTGGCTGGATGCACCTGCGCTGGCCACGGGTGTTCTGGCGCGGCGTGTGCCGCATCATGGGCATGAAGGTGCGCGTCCTCGGCAAGCCAGCCGCCACAAGCACGGCGGCACGCAAACGCCGGCCTGTCATTTATGTTGTCAACCACACCAGCTGGATGGACATCGCGGTTCTGGGCAGCATCATGCCCACCATTTTCATCTCCAAGGACGAAGTGCGCCACTGGCCCCTGGTCGGCATCCTGACCAAACTGGGCAGCACGCTTTACGTCACCCGCACCCCCCAGACGGCCAGCGCCGAAATCAGCGAAATCAGCGCCCGCCTGCGCGAAGGGTACGACATCACCTTCTTCCCGGAAGGCACAACGTCAGATGGTGCTGGTGTGCTGCCGTTCCTTTCCTCGCTGTTCGCTATTGCCAAGCCGCCGCGCACAGCTGCAAGCGCCCCAGACGAGGACGCGCCACGCCCCCTCGTCCAGCCCGTCAGCCTGGTCTATGACCAGCTGGAAGGGTTGCCCACAGGGCGCAACCGGCGTTCCTCTGTGTTCTCCTGGTACGGGGACATGGAGTTTGGGCCGCACTTCAAAGAACTGAGCGCGTGGCGCGCCATGCGCGCCAGCGTCATGTTCCATGCGCCGCTGGACCCTGAAACCTTCCCCACCCGCAAGAAGCTGGCTGCGGAAGCCCAAGCCATCATCGCCAGTGGCAGCGAAACACTGCGCCAGCAGCGCCTGCCCCACAGCAGCTGA